Sequence from the Flavobacterium sp. TR2 genome:
CAATTCGTTTTCGGGCTTCTTTTCTGTCATATCATTTTCAGAAATTACAGAAAACCAATATTCTTCTGTAGACCAGATATGATCTAGTGTTTTCATGATCGTAGAGAAACTCGATTGAACTTCTGCATAAAGCAATTCATCAGCTTTTGGCGAAAGCCAATTTATGAATTGCTGGTTTACCCATAAATTATAATCTGCAAAATTGGACATTATCCTTTTTAAACTCATAGCCTTTGTTTTAAAATGTGATATTAAGTTAGTGAAAAATTATTAATCTCTCTCCCAGAAAAACGGCGGCTCAATATTTAAAGCTCGTAGATATACGTAACCTTGCCCACGATGATGCACTTCATTATCAATAAAATACAAAATATTATGGATAATAGGAAATTCGTACTGGCCAAATAAATTAAATGTCTCATTAAAATCTTCAATCGATAACTGTTCCCAGTATTTATTGATTTCTTCTGTAGCCTCGTCCCATTTTTCAAGATACTGTGCTTTAAAAATCAATTTTTCCTCACCCTCTTTGTATGGCTGAGCGTCTCGATTTACAATTCCTTTCAATGCAGGAACAGCAATTGCCAAAAGTTCATCAACTAATTTTGCAAAAGGTCGCATTCCTCCAATAGAAAATTCGAAGAAATCTTTTTCTGGAAAAGCTTCAATTACACGACGTGTCAAAGCTCTGTGACCTTGCCAATGTTTCAATAAATCTTCTTGCGTAATAACTTGTGCAGCTAATGTTTTCATGGTTTTAAAGTTTAAATATTTTTAATACTTCAAAAGTAGAATGGGCCGGTGACAACAGTTTGTCAGCAGCAAAAAATAATTTAAAAAATATTTTTTGCTGACGTAGAAATGCATCATAGAGATACTGCATTAATTTGCTTTTTTGAATTGCCTCCAGCTTTAGCTGGGGAGAAAAATGATTATCCAAAAAGGCTTTAGCCAAAATTTTAATGTTCGGCTAAAGCCTTTTATATATACATTAAACTGACCTCCAGCTAAAGCAGGAGGCAATTGATTTAAATCTGCTGGAAAAAAACTTAGCTGCGCAGACAAACATAGAGACGCACTGCTGTGCGTCTACACAAAGGATGTACAAAACAATGAGGATATACAGGGCGTTAGACGCACTGCGGTGCGCCTCTACAGGCAATTCGTGCATAAAAAACCTTTGCACCTCTGAGCCTTTATTACTTTGTTACTTAAAAAGAAAAAACCTTTGTACCTTTGCGCCTTAATAACTTTGGAACTTAACAGAAATGATTGAAGATAAAAATCAGCAGAGAACTAGTATAGCGCAATTGGGCGAATTTGGCTTAATTGACCATTTAACCAAAAACTTTGATGTTACTCAAGAATCGACTCTAAAAAGTATTGGCGATGATGCTGCTGTTCTTGATTTTAAAGACAAAAAAGTAGTAGTTTCTACCGATTTATTAATTGAAGGAGTTCATTTTGACTTGGCTTATATGCCATTGAAGCATTTAGGATACAAAGCGGTTGTGGTAAACGTTTCTGACATTTGCGCCATGAATGCAAAACCGACTCAAATTACAGTTTCGGTTGCCGTTTCGAATCGTTTTCCGCTTGAGGCTTTAGAAGAATTGTTTGCAGGAATTACGCTTGCCGCAAAAGAATACAAAGTAGATGTTATTGGAGGAGACACTACCTCATCTCAAAAAGGATTAATCATTAGCATAACTGCAATTGGTGAAGCTGACGAAAATGAGTTGGTTTACAGAAGCGGAGCCCAAAAAACAGATTTATTGGTTGTAACTGGAGATCTTGGCGCTGCTTATATGGGATTGCAGGTTTTGGAACGCGAAAAGCAAGTTTTCCAAGTTAACCCAAACAATCAGCCCGATTTGGATCCTTATACTTATTTGGTAGAACGCCAATTGAAACCTGAAGCCCGAAAAGATGTTCGCACTTTACTTCATGCTTTAGATATAAAACCAACTGCAATGATCGATATTTCAGACGGATTGTCTTCTGAAATTATTCATATCTGCAAACAATCAAAAGTAGGGTGTAATTTGTACGAAGATAAACTGCCTTTAGATCCTCAGTTTATTTCTACTTGCGAAGAATTTAATATCGATAGTACAACGGTTGCCATAAACGGCGGTGAAGACTACGAACTTTTATTTACAATTGACATTAATGATTTTGATAAAATAAAAGGAAACCCTAATTTCTCTGTTATCGGGCATATGACGGAAGAAAATGAAGGAATCCATCTTGTAACCCGCGCTAACACAAAAATCGCTTTAAAAGCACGCGGATGGGATGCCTTGACAGAATAATTGAGTGAAATCATGATATAAAAAAATTCCAAATTCCAAGACTGATTATTGTTTTGGAATTTGGAATTTTTTAATTGGAGTTTTACCTCTAAAAAAGCCCTTTGCTTTTTGCTTCTTTGACTAAATCTTGATCAGAACCGCTTTTTACCTTTAGCAATTCCATTAAATGTTTCTTTCGTTTTTCGATTGCATTTAAAGAAATCGGAATATTTTGCAGCATCTCATGAATTGGAGTTCCTTTTGCCAAATTAACTAATATCTGTTTATCGTATTGATCAATTTCAATGGCATTGTGCGTAGATTGATTAAGCATTTTTACAACTGATTGGCTGTAATATTTTTCATTTTTCATTACTTTATCAAAAGCCAAAAGGAGTTCATCAAAAGTAAGATCGTTTTTAATAATCAATCCGTTGGGCTGAATGGTTCTGATAATTGTTTTTATTTTCAGCAATTCGGTATACATCGTCAAAAGCACAATCTTGCATGAAGGCATTTTTTTCAAAAGCAGCTTAGCAAGATCTACACCCGAAAAAATCTCTTTTTCTTCGTAAGGAGGCATACTGATATCCAAAAAAGCAATATCAAAGTTTGGCGTGTTGTTGTTTTCTATTATATCATAACCTGATTTACAATCGTGCGCCTGCGAAATTAAAAACTCGTATTGTTTTGGATTATAGCGGGTTATAGCATTCTTATATCCTTCAATAATAAACGGATGGTCATCTACTATCAAGATATTCTTTTTAACTAATTGTGGAACTGAAGCTGTTAAATCAAATGTCATTATTATGCAGGTTGTTATTTGGCTCTATTGGGACTTTTATGGTGAGAATGGTTCCTTCTCCTTTGGCAGATTTTATGGTAACTGTACCCTTACACTCATTTGCTCTATACTCTATATTGTGCAGACCAATTCCGTTTTTAGTTTTATAGCTGTTAAATCCAATTCCGTCATCTTCGATAGTTAGAACCAAATCATCATTTTCATTTTTAAACTCCACTCTAATAATATCAGCTTCGGCATACTTATTACAATTTTGGAGTCCTTCCTGAACAATTCTGTACAAATTGATTTTAACGATATTACTTATTAAATCCCATTTAATCGCGGGATCAAAAACAGCAATCAACTTCGAACTATACGTATTCTTCTGATCCTCAAATAGTTTATTCAGAATCGAGACAAAATTATTAATTAATTCCGATTTTTCTCTATTTAAGTCATGTGAAATTTCTCGAATATCCTGTTCAACATTTTTCAATTCGGCAAGATATTTTTTTCTCTTAGAAATAGCTTCAGATTCGTCCAGCTTATCCAAACTGTCCAAACTTATTCGAATGCCAAACATTCGTCCTAAAACCCCATCGTGCAATTCCTGAGCAACTTTTTTCTTTTCTTTTATTCGCGTAAGTTCAATTTCGTTCTGCTGTGAAATCATCAAATTGTAAATATCTTCGTTTGCAATCTGCTGCTGCTGCTTAAAAAGAAGTTCTCGGTTTTTGGCCTGTTGTGTTTTATAAACATAAAAAAACAATCCGAGCAATGTACAAATACTAAATACATAAACCAAGGTTTTATTTTTTTCTTGGAGACTAGAATTTTGATCTTTAATTTCGTTGGTTTCATATTCAATGCGGGAGAATTTTTCCCCCATTCTTCGCTCTGCTTTCAGCAATTTATCATTCAATTGAATATATTCTCTCGAGTATTCTGAAGCATTTTTGTGGTCAACGACAGCCAATTGCTTTAAAACTTCGAGTGTATTTCTTAATTTATTGGATGTTCTAGAAAGATACAAAGCTTCTTTAGAAAGTTGAATTGCCTTGACAGTATCTTTTTTGACGGCATAAAATTCAGACAAATGCACTTTATTCAAGATTATTCCTGATGTCAAATCTAAGCTGTCTCTAATTTTTAAGGATCGATAAAATTGATTGGGAAGATCTTCAAAGTCGTTTAATTTAAATTTTGAATAGGCAAGATTGTCTAACAACATGGCATACAATGGTGTGCTTTCCTTAAATAAATCTTTTTGCTGAAGACCATTAGAAAAATTAATTTTTGCATTTTGGTAGTTCTTCATGGTTAAATAAACAAAACCGATATTATTCAATGATGTTGCTTTAAGCTGGAGATCAGATGGGATTGATTGGTCTTGCAGAATATTTAATGCTTTATTGTGAAACTCTAAAGCTTTATTATATTCCTCACGCTCATTGTATAATATGCCTAACAAATTGTACGATTGATATAGCAGGTCGCTTACATTTTTCTGATCTTTAAGTATTTTTAAAGCTTTAAAAATGGTAATCTCGCTTTCAAACAAATCACTTTCTTTAAATTGAAGATCAGCTTTACTTAAATACGTTTTAGCCAAATTATTTTTATCATTAATCTGCTTATACATTTTTTCTGCCTTAAAATAAACTAAGAAAGCACTGTCTGAAATTGACTTTCTGCTATAATAATCTCCCAGATAGGTATAAGCCTTTGCTAAATTTATTGAATCATTGCTGTTGATTGATCTTGTGATGACTAATTTAGAGATGCGCCCATACGATTCTAAATCATTCATATTAAAATACCTGTTTGCAACCTTAAATAAATTTACTTTGTTTAATGAGTCGTCTTTTTCAGTTAAAATAATTGACAATGCCTTTTTTGCATCCTGTTGCTTTAAGGCATAAGGCCTATTAATGTCGTTTGCCTGCGATAGATAAATAGACAAACTGTCTTTAGAAGAATTTGAATTTTTATATAAGTTGTCTTTCTTGGTACAACCAAATAAGATTAAGAATAGAAGCAATACTATTTGGCTATATTTTTTCAATAGATTTCTGATTTTCACCAAAAATAGCAAAAGTATAAATACAAAAAAAGGCTACCAATAATTGATAGCCTCTCTTATATTTTGTTTTTTCTAAATTTAATCAATTTTTCGATTTAAAGTAGAGAATTGAGTATCAGAGCTAAATCCGCCAAGATTTGTATAATCATGTTTTCTTCCCATATCTGATTTTACTCCTCCATCGATAGGTAATGTTTTAATAGTATCGTTTGTTGCTAAATATGCTGGAACTTCTGTTGATGCAAAAGAAGTTGCTACTACTACTAAAGAAAATAATCCGATTGTTAAAGCTGTTTTTTTCATGACCTGAGGGTTTTAATTTGTTTTAATTTTTGGAGATGACCCGCCGTTTACTTGCGAATCGAGAGTGTAAAACTAACACCAGGATGAAAAAAAATTTATACAAAAAATTGAGTTTGTGGTCAATCATACCCAATTGATAGTCAATGGGTAGCAAATCAGTGTAATTATCTAGTTTTTAGACTTCTAGATAATTACCCGCTGCAAAATCGGCAATAATCTGCTCTACATTTGCTCGGTAGGTTTTAGAAAAAGGAATCTTTTTTGTGGAGTTTTTTATGTAACAGATTGAGTTTCCGCTATGAATTCGCGAAATATAGTTTCGATTGATCACATAACTATTATGAATGCGAATAAAAGGATACGTCAAAACGCTTTCAAAATGCTTTAAAGTTTTAAACGCCGTAATCATTTCGCCCGTATTCAAATAAATATCGGTTGAGTTATTATCGGCTTGAAAATAACAAATATCCTCCGCATTCAAATAACGATAATCTCCATACGATTTTATGCAGATGGTCAATGGTTTTTGGATATTTTGAGGAATCGTTACGCTGTTGGCATTATCGATTACAATAGAAGGCTGCTCTTCGGTCAAATCGGATGATTTTGACTCTAAATTGGCCTTTTTAAGCTTCAAAACTGTTTTTAAGAGGTCAATATGCGCAACGGGTTTCAAAAGATAATCAAACACACCGTATTGAATGGCATCAAAAGCGCTGTCCTTTTTATCTGTGGTAATAATAATTTTTGGAATGTCCTGAAAATAGCGATGCAATTCACTAATAAAAGTCAGAGACAAATGACTGGACAAATCCCTGGGTTCGATTTCGAGAAAAATCAAAGCCGGTTTATGTTCTAAAACCAAGTTTAAACCGTCCTGAAAATTTGATGCCGACGCCGCAAAAGATAATTCTGAAAAACCTGAAGCGGCTGTTTTGGTTTTCAAAATACTCTCAGCATCATCATCAATTATAATATACGAATACTTTTTCAATTTCGGGTCTTGTTGGTTTTCTCACATCGCAATCATAATCAAAAAAATACTTTTAACTGCTATGTAAAGAAAAAAATTGCTTTTTGCGGTAATACAAATTTAAAATTACATATTTAAATATTTTAGACGCCTCATTGTTAACACATTAACCTAAAATGTTGATACATAAGGACGAAATGCAAAAAAAGCCGATAAAATACTTGTTTGGAAAAATAAAAATCCCAAACTCTCGCGAAGCTTCGGGAGAATTTGGGATTTGTATAGTAGACTGTAAAGATTACATTTTCATTAACCAGTTTTTCATCGAAACTTCGTTTTCGATAATACCTCTTAATTCGGCAATTTTTACACGGTCTTGTTTCATTGTATCTCTATGACGAATAGTTACCGTATCGTCTTCAAGCGTCTGGTGATCTACTGTAATACAGAACGGCGTCCCTAAAGCATCTTGTCTTCTGTAACGGCGTCCTACAGCATCTTTCTCATCATAAGCCACATTGAAATCCCATTTCAAATCTTCAATGATTTTTCTTGAAACTTCTGGCAGACCATCTTTTTTAACCAACGGAAGAACCGCTGCTTTAGTTGGCGCTAAAACTGCTGGCAATTTTAAAACTGTTCTTGTCGAACCATCTTCTAATGTTTCTTCTTTTAATGAAGTTGCGAAAACGGCCAAGAACATACGATCTAAACCAACAGAAGTCTCTACTACATAAGGAACATAGTTTTCGTTTAATTCAGGATCAAAATATTGCAATTTTCTTCCAGAATATTCTTCGTGCGCTTTTAAGTCAAAATCTGTACGAGAGTGAATTCCTTCCAATTCTTTAAATCCGAATGGGAAGTTAAATTCGATATCAGCCGCTGCGTTTGCGTAGTGCGCTAATTTTTCGTGATCATGAAAACGGTAATTTTCTTTTCCTAATCCTAAAGATAAGTGCCATTTCAGACGAGTTTCTTTCCAGTACTCGTATGATTTCATTTCTTCTCCTGGACGCACAAAGAATTGCATTTCCATTTGTTCGAACTCACGCATACGGAAAATAAATTGTCTTGCAACAATTTCATTTCTAAACGCTTTACCTGTCTGCGCAATTCCAAAAGGAACTTTCATACGTCCCGATTTCTGAACATTCAAGAAGTTGACAAAAATACCTTGAGCCGTTTCTGGACGCAAATATAAATCCATCGCATTTTCTGCAGATGCACCTAATTTTGTTCCGAACATCAAGTTAAATTGTTTTACTTCAGTCCAGTTTTTAGAACCAGTTTCAGGATCAGCAATTTCAAGTTCTTCGATCAAAGCTTTAACATCAGCCAAATCTCCAGCTCCCAAAGAACGCCCTAAACGCTCTCTGATCTCTTTTTCTTTAGCCAAATATTCAACTACACGAGCATTTGTAGTAACAAACTCTTGTTCGTTGAATGCATCGCCGAAACGAGCTTTTGCTTTTTCGATTTCTTTTTGAGCTTTCTGGTGAATTTTTTCAGCAAAATCTTCAACCAAAACGTCTGCTCTATATCTCTTTTTAGAATCTTTATTATCAATTAATGGATCATTGAAAGCATCAACGTGACCAGAAGCTTTCCAAGTTGTTGGATGCATCAATATTGCAGCATCAAGGCCGACAATATTTTCATTCATCTGAACCATTGATTTCCACCAATATTCACGGATATTCTTTTTTAATTCGACACCGTTTTGTGCGTAATCATATACAGCACTTAAACCATCGTAAACTTCGCTTGACGGAAAAATAAATCCGTACTCTTTTGCGTGCGAAACCACATTCTTAAATATATCTTCTTGTTTTGCCATAGTGATGCAAAAATATAAAAACTAGCTTTATAAAAAAGAAAAATTATAAAGATTGAAGGGCTGATTTTGTTACTTTTGTAAATAAAATCTCTCTTTTTGTGATTAATTACCTGATAAATTTGTTTTTTCCTAAAGTTTGCTGCGGATGCCATAAACTTTTGCTTCAAAATGAAACCGTTTTCTGCACCCTCTGCCGACACGAATTGCCTTTGACTCAATATCATGTCGATCCAAAAAACGAAGCGGTAAAAAAATTCTACGGTAAGATTGACATACAGTTTGCGGCCGCATTGCTGTATTTTAATAAAAAAGGAATCGTTCAGGAACTCATCCACAATTTAAAATACAAAGGCCATCAGGAAATCGGAACCGTACTTGGAAGCTGGTATGCAGAAGATCTAAAAGGGCTTCAATTGAAAATTCCTTTTGATGCTGTAATTCCTGTTCCGCTGCACAAAAGAAAATTTAAGGAACGGGGTTATAATCAGGTTACTGCTTTTGGAAAAGAAATCGCGTCGGGTTTTGAAATTCCTTTTATAGAAAATGTATTAATCCGAAAATTATATACCAAAACTCAGTCCAAGAAAAACCTTTTGGGAAGATCTGAAAATATCGAAAACATTTTTGACGTTGAATTCAGCGAATCT
This genomic interval carries:
- a CDS encoding LytR/AlgR family response regulator transcription factor, with protein sequence MKKYSYIIIDDDAESILKTKTAASGFSELSFAASASNFQDGLNLVLEHKPALIFLEIEPRDLSSHLSLTFISELHRYFQDIPKIIITTDKKDSAFDAIQYGVFDYLLKPVAHIDLLKTVLKLKKANLESKSSDLTEEQPSIVIDNANSVTIPQNIQKPLTICIKSYGDYRYLNAEDICYFQADNNSTDIYLNTGEMITAFKTLKHFESVLTYPFIRIHNSYVINRNYISRIHSGNSICYIKNSTKKIPFSKTYRANVEQIIADFAAGNYLEV
- a CDS encoding ComF family protein, which encodes MINYLINLFFPKVCCGCHKLLLQNETVFCTLCRHELPLTQYHVDPKNEAVKKFYGKIDIQFAAALLYFNKKGIVQELIHNLKYKGHQEIGTVLGSWYAEDLKGLQLKIPFDAVIPVPLHKRKFKERGYNQVTAFGKEIASGFEIPFIENVLIRKLYTKTQSKKNLLGRSENIENIFDVEFSESEHNKHFLIVDDVLTTGATLEACSRALLKIPGAKISIICIAMAH
- a CDS encoding DinB family protein, with translation MKTLAAQVITQEDLLKHWQGHRALTRRVIEAFPEKDFFEFSIGGMRPFAKLVDELLAIAVPALKGIVNRDAQPYKEGEEKLIFKAQYLEKWDEATEEINKYWEQLSIEDFNETFNLFGQYEFPIIHNILYFIDNEVHHRGQGYVYLRALNIEPPFFWERD
- a CDS encoding response regulator transcription factor is translated as MTFDLTASVPQLVKKNILIVDDHPFIIEGYKNAITRYNPKQYEFLISQAHDCKSGYDIIENNNTPNFDIAFLDISMPPYEEKEIFSGVDLAKLLLKKMPSCKIVLLTMYTELLKIKTIIRTIQPNGLIIKNDLTFDELLLAFDKVMKNEKYYSQSVVKMLNQSTHNAIEIDQYDKQILVNLAKGTPIHEMLQNIPISLNAIEKRKKHLMELLKVKSGSDQDLVKEAKSKGLF
- a CDS encoding tetratricopeptide repeat-containing sensor histidine kinase; amino-acid sequence: MKKYSQIVLLLFLILFGCTKKDNLYKNSNSSKDSLSIYLSQANDINRPYALKQQDAKKALSIILTEKDDSLNKVNLFKVANRYFNMNDLESYGRISKLVITRSINSNDSINLAKAYTYLGDYYSRKSISDSAFLVYFKAEKMYKQINDKNNLAKTYLSKADLQFKESDLFESEITIFKALKILKDQKNVSDLLYQSYNLLGILYNEREEYNKALEFHNKALNILQDQSIPSDLQLKATSLNNIGFVYLTMKNYQNAKINFSNGLQQKDLFKESTPLYAMLLDNLAYSKFKLNDFEDLPNQFYRSLKIRDSLDLTSGIILNKVHLSEFYAVKKDTVKAIQLSKEALYLSRTSNKLRNTLEVLKQLAVVDHKNASEYSREYIQLNDKLLKAERRMGEKFSRIEYETNEIKDQNSSLQEKNKTLVYVFSICTLLGLFFYVYKTQQAKNRELLFKQQQQIANEDIYNLMISQQNEIELTRIKEKKKVAQELHDGVLGRMFGIRISLDSLDKLDESEAISKRKKYLAELKNVEQDIREISHDLNREKSELINNFVSILNKLFEDQKNTYSSKLIAVFDPAIKWDLISNIVKINLYRIVQEGLQNCNKYAEADIIRVEFKNENDDLVLTIEDDGIGFNSYKTKNGIGLHNIEYRANECKGTVTIKSAKGEGTILTIKVPIEPNNNLHNNDI
- a CDS encoding glycine--tRNA ligase encodes the protein MAKQEDIFKNVVSHAKEYGFIFPSSEVYDGLSAVYDYAQNGVELKKNIREYWWKSMVQMNENIVGLDAAILMHPTTWKASGHVDAFNDPLIDNKDSKKRYRADVLVEDFAEKIHQKAQKEIEKAKARFGDAFNEQEFVTTNARVVEYLAKEKEIRERLGRSLGAGDLADVKALIEELEIADPETGSKNWTEVKQFNLMFGTKLGASAENAMDLYLRPETAQGIFVNFLNVQKSGRMKVPFGIAQTGKAFRNEIVARQFIFRMREFEQMEMQFFVRPGEEMKSYEYWKETRLKWHLSLGLGKENYRFHDHEKLAHYANAAADIEFNFPFGFKELEGIHSRTDFDLKAHEEYSGRKLQYFDPELNENYVPYVVETSVGLDRMFLAVFATSLKEETLEDGSTRTVLKLPAVLAPTKAAVLPLVKKDGLPEVSRKIIEDLKWDFNVAYDEKDAVGRRYRRQDALGTPFCITVDHQTLEDDTVTIRHRDTMKQDRVKIAELRGIIENEVSMKNWLMKM
- the thiL gene encoding thiamine-phosphate kinase, with protein sequence MIEDKNQQRTSIAQLGEFGLIDHLTKNFDVTQESTLKSIGDDAAVLDFKDKKVVVSTDLLIEGVHFDLAYMPLKHLGYKAVVVNVSDICAMNAKPTQITVSVAVSNRFPLEALEELFAGITLAAKEYKVDVIGGDTTSSQKGLIISITAIGEADENELVYRSGAQKTDLLVVTGDLGAAYMGLQVLEREKQVFQVNPNNQPDLDPYTYLVERQLKPEARKDVRTLLHALDIKPTAMIDISDGLSSEIIHICKQSKVGCNLYEDKLPLDPQFISTCEEFNIDSTTVAINGGEDYELLFTIDINDFDKIKGNPNFSVIGHMTEENEGIHLVTRANTKIALKARGWDALTE